In Nicotiana tabacum cultivar K326 chromosome 11, ASM71507v2, whole genome shotgun sequence, a single window of DNA contains:
- the LOC142165781 gene encoding uncharacterized protein LOC142165781, whose protein sequence is MPRNSSRTSELFEALSDPEKVFKALNRANRKGKQQQNSIEKIEPAMEDDNLNNRDNVNDPNNRNNTNDLNDQGVAPLSREAALYDWAQPTADILATAINPTETLHETWERFKGLLVTCPHHGIPEQILGQRFYMGLADSLKANVDASTGGAFVSKTFRESKILLDKMAQNSGCITRNAPITLVVHSVALDLANSIAENMATLITQMSILTKKVEESGQKQQVIVNNIRRTDYVANTRDRARWSELGDLDLEQEIAHESRPTETLVPVPIKIDDSAGVTKVTVQNVQENTNKKDEVVKEAEVAPEPTVEAVPEQEKNQITGKKRPPAPFPQRLVKYQKEEQYKKFLEMLKQIQVNIPLTGALKEMPGYAKMMKDLMSRTFDFQDLATVTLTQTCSVVVMRPIAEKLSDLGSFTIPCTIGNFAFDKALCDLEASINILPLAIYKRLGIGELDPCLCYYSWLTE, encoded by the exons atgcctagaaactcctcaagaactaGTGAATTGttcgaagcattatcagatcctgagAAGGTGTTCAAGGCATTGAACCGTGCAAATAGGAAAGGCAAACAGCAACAGAACTCAATCGAAAAAATTGAACCAGCCATGGAAGACGACAATCTAAACAATAGAGACAACGTGAATGAcccaaacaacagaaacaacacaAACGACCTAAATGATCAGGGTGTGGCACCTCTTTCGCGAGAAGCAGCAttatatgattgggcacaacccaccgcTGACATCTTAGCAACTGCTATT AATCCAACTGAGACACTACACGAAACGTGGGAGAGATTCAAGGGTCTGCTGGTTACGTGTCCACATCATGGTATTCCGGAGCAGATACTGGGGCAGAGATTTTACATGGGTTTGGCAGATAGCTTAAAagccaatgttgatgcttcaacAGGTGGAGCATTTGTGAGCAAGACATTCAGAGAGAGCAAAATCCTACTAGATAAGATGGCACAAAACTCAGGATGTATAACAAGAAACGCTCCAATAACTCTTGTGGTTCACTCAGTGGCTCTAGACCTGGCTAACTCCAtagctgaaaatatggccactctAATAACGCAAATGAGCATCCTCACCAAGAAGGTTGAAGAATCAGGCCAGAAGCAGCAG GTGATAGTCAACAATATCAGGAGAACTGATTATGTGGCGAATACGAGGGACCGAGCTAGGTGGTCAGAATTAGG GGACTTAGATTTGGAGCAAGAAATTGCTCACGAAAGCAGGCCGACTGAGACACTGGTGCCAGTACCCATTAAGATAGATGATTCAGCAGGTGTAACTAAGGTGACGGTACAGAATGTGCAAGAGAACACCAACAAAAAAGATGAGGTTGTGAAAGAGGCTGAGGTTGCACCGGAACCGACAGTAGAAGCAGTGCCTGAACAAGAGAAAAACCAAATCACAGGGAAGAAGCGACCTCCAGCACCATTCCCACAGAGATTGGTCAAGTATCAGAAAGAAGAGCAGTACAAGAAATTTTTggagatgttgaagcaaattCAAGTAAACATTCCATTGACTGGTGCTTTAAAGGaaatgcctggttatgcaaaaatgatgaaggacttgatgtcccgcaCGTTCGACTTTCAAGACTTAGCCACGGTTACACTAACTCAAACTTGTAGTGTTGTTGTGATGAGACCCATAGCCGAGAAGCTGTCTGATCtagggagtttcacaatcccttgcacaaTAGGCAACTTTGCTTTTGATAAGGCACTGTGTGATCTGGAAGCTAGCATAAATATTTTGCCCCTAGCTATCTACAAAAGGCTAGGCATTGGAGAGCTAGACCCATGTCTATGCTATTACAGCTGGCTGACCGAATAG